The window TCGTCCGTCGTCGTCACCGCGTTCGTCTTGCTTGCAAGCGTAGCCGGCAGGGATTTGGGCGATGGATCCGGTGGCCGCGGCGGCGCACGGCGGGGGGCACCACTTCGGGCCGCCGGTGGGGACGTTCCACCCGTTCCACGGCCACTTCCCGGGGCAGCAGCAGCCGTTGCAGCAGCAGCACCCGGCGTTCCAGCATTTCCAGGACCACCACCACCAGCTGCTCGGCGGGATGCTGGCCAAGCAGGAGCTCGTGGACGAGAGCAACACCACCATCAACAGCGGCGGCAGCAACAACGGCAACAGCGGCGGCGAGGGCGAGCAGcacatgggcggcggcggcggcggcggaggaggatccgcgcagcagcagcagcacgcggGCGGCGGAGGGGGCGAGGAggggcaacagcagcagcagcaggcgctGGCGGTGATGCGGCGGCCCAGGGGCCGGCCCGCGGGGTCCAAGAACAAGCCCAAGCCGCCCGTCATCATCACGCGGGACAGCGCCAGCGCGCTGCGGGCGCACGTCCTCGAGGTCGCCGCCGGATGCGACGTCGTCGACTGCGTCGCCGCCTTCGCGCGCCGCCGCCAGGTCGGCGTCTGCGTGCTCAGCGGCACGGGCGCCGTCGCCAACGTCTCCGTCCGCCAGCC is drawn from Triticum dicoccoides isolate Atlit2015 ecotype Zavitan chromosome 4A, WEW_v2.0, whole genome shotgun sequence and contains these coding sequences:
- the LOC119289711 gene encoding AT-hook motif nuclear-localized protein 18-like; translated protein: MDPVAAAAHGGGHHFGPPVGTFHPFHGHFPGQQQPLQQQHPAFQHFQDHHHQLLGGMLAKQELVDESNTTINSGGSNNGNSGGEGEQHMGGGGGGGGGSAQQQQHAGGGGGEEGQQQQQQALAVMRRPRGRPAGSKNKPKPPVIITRDSASALRAHVLEVAAGCDVVDCVAAFARRRQVGVCVLSGTGAVANVSVRQPGGAVATLAGCFDILSLSGSFLPPPAPPSATGLTVYVSGGQGQVVGGTVAGALVASGPVVIMAASFGNASYERLPLDDEEPSAAQGLAQAHSSPPPLPLPTHQLQQQHQPSSSLAQAPDHHIPHNLMNGLQQLPGDPYGWTTPGGSGGRVSPY